The Sorex araneus isolate mSorAra2 chromosome 5, mSorAra2.pri, whole genome shotgun sequence genome has a segment encoding these proteins:
- the SAMD11 gene encoding sterile alpha motif domain-containing protein 11 isoform X6 → MSKGILQVHPPICDCPGCRISSPVNRGRLADKRTVALPPARALKKELPPSDGDSDGSGLACGRLGLKQEGPHVRIMKRRVHTHWDVNISFRETSCSQDSHLPTLISSLHRSRLVMPEHQSRCEFQRSGVEISLGASGDLLGKRLARSPASSGCPLEKKARSESPQAETLLLPELGSGMAPEEHYRRLMSALSEAGTLEDQRLYHLGAPSHDLLRVRQEAAARSPGGLDVHLPSAGGQRRKQGLGPLRESGAPALGPAFPERELSQPPPLLSPQNAPHVALGPHLRPPFLGVPSALCQSPGFGFLPPSPADALARQQELLRKQNLARLELSAEMLRHKELESAPRPQPPAPEAAPRPPDGPDDVQRRGAMLVLRHSSAPLLALPPQGSPTPPREPARRAPLKGISSPVLARPSEPKEKAEAGPWTQEGPEEEAPKDSDGEDHEPEEPVAAGGRVPNGGASSEGKGLLSGPLLPPPLPLGLPYAVSPYLHTGAMGGLLMDGESATSPEDVSKWTVDDVCSFVGGLSGCGEYAPVFREQGIDGQALPLLTEEHLLTTMGLKLGPALKIRAQVSSSRGVGLGLAHSPLADSASAPTSLQVAKRLGRIFYMASFPVALPLQPPSLHAPERGPASGEQPLSPAVATSPYGTGHTPAGQASPKQGNGTLALLPGPADPSQPLC, encoded by the exons ATGTCCAAGGGGATTCTGCAGGTGCACCCTCCGATCTGTGACTGTCCGGGCTGTCGAATATCGTCCCCCGTG AACCGGGGTCGACTAGCAGATAAGAGGACAGTTGCCCTGCCTCCTGCTCGGGCCCTGAAGAAAGAACTGCCCCCCAGTGATGGTGATAGTGACGGCAGCGGCCTGGCCTGTGGGCGGCTGGGCTTGAAGCAGGAGGGTCCACATGTCCGTATCATGAAGAGAAG AGTCCACACCCATTGGGATGTGAACATCTCCTTCCGAGAGACTTCCTGCAG CCAGGACAGCCACCTTCCCACCCTCATCTCCAGCCTGCACCGCAGCCGCCTCGTTATGCCTGAGCACCAGAGTCGCTGTGAATTCCAGAGAAGTGGTGTGGAGATCAGCCTGGGAGCCTCAG GTGACCTGCTGGGCAAGAGGCTGGCCCGCTCCCCCGCCAGCAGTGGCTGCCCTTTGGAGAAGAAGGCCCGAAGCGAGTCCCCCCAAG CAGAGACTCTGCTGCTGCCAGAACTAGGCTCTGGCATGGCCCCCGAGGAGCACTACCGCCGGCTCATGTCTGCCCTGAGTGAGGCAGGAACCTTGGAGGACCAACGGCTCTACCACCTGGGTGCCCCCAGTCACG ATCTCCTGAGGGTCCGGCAGGAGGCGGCGGCGAGGAGCCCCGGCGGCCTGGACGTGCACCTGCCCTCGGCCGGCGGCCAGCGCCGCAAGCAGGGCCTGGGCCCGCTCCGGGAGAGCGGCGCGCCCGCCCTGGGCCCCGCCTTCCCCGAAAG GGAGCTGTCGCAGCCGCCCCCGCTGCTGTCGCCGCAGAATGCCCCGCAcgtggccctgggcccccaccTCAGGCCCCCCTTCCTGGGGGTGCCCTCGGCGCTCTGCCAGAGCCCCG GCTTTGGCTTCCTGCCGCCCTCCCCGGCGGACGCGCTGGCCCGCCAGCAGGAGCTCCTGCGGAAGCAGAACCTGGCGCG GCTGGAGCTGTCCGCGGAGATGCTGCGCCACAAGGAGCTGGAGAGCGCCCCGCGCCCGCAGCCGCCGGCGCCCgaggccgccccgcgcccgcccgatGGCCCCGATGACGTGCAGCGGCGCGGGGCCATGCTGGTGCTGAGGCACAGCTCGGCGCCGCTTCTGGCCCTGCCCCCGCAaggctcccccaccccgccccgggagCCTGCCCGCAGGGCCCCTCTCAAGGGCATCTCGAGCCCAGTCTTGGCCCGGCCCAGCGAGCCCAAGGAGAAGGCTGAGGCAGGGCCCTGGACACAGGAAGGTCCTGAAGAGGAGGCCCCTAAGGACTCAGATGGGGAGGACCACGAGCCAGAGGAGCCAGTGGCTGCCGGGGGCCGGGTCCCAAACGGAGGGGCCAGCTCCGAGGGGAAGGGGCTCCTCTCAGGACCCTTGCTGCCTCCACCACTGCCCCTGGGCTTACCCTATGCGGTCAGCCCATATTTACACACAG gTGCAATGGGGGGGCTCTTGATGGACGGAGAGTCAGCCACCAGCCCCGAGGATGTCAGCAAGTGGACAGTGGATGATGTCTGCAGTTTTGTGGGGGGCTTGTCTGGCTGCGGAGAATATGCACCG GTCTTCAGAGAACAGGGAATCgacgggcaggcgctgcccctaCTGACAGAGGAACACCTCCTGACCACCATGGGGCTCAAGCTGGGGCCTGCACTCAAGATCCGGGCCCAGGTAAGCTCCAGtcggggtgtggggctggggcttGCCCACTCGCCCCTGGCCGACTCTGCATCTGCGCCCACATCTCTGCAGGTGGCCAAGCGTCTGGGACGCATCTTTTACATGGCCAGCTTTCCCGTGGCTCTGCCGCTGCAGCCACCCTCACTCCATGCTCCTGAGCGGGGCCCAGCCTCGGGGGAACAGCCCCTGTCCCCAGCAGTGGCCACATCGCCCTATGGAACAGGGCACACACCTgctggccaagcctcacccaaacAAGGAAATGGGACCCTGGCTCTACTACCGGGGCCTGCTGACCCCTCCCAGCCTCTGTGCTGA
- the SAMD11 gene encoding sterile alpha motif domain-containing protein 11 isoform X4, with protein MPAVKKELPGREDLALALATFHPNLAALPLPPLPGYLAPLPAAAALPPAASLPAATAGYEALLAPPFRAARAYLSLHETAPHLHLPRDPLALERFSAPAAAAPDFQPLLDNGEPCIEVECGANRALLYVRKLCQGSKGPSIRHRGEWLTPNEFQFVSGRETAKDWKRSIRHKGKSLKTLMSKGILQVHPPICDCPGCRISSPVNRGRLADKRTVALPPARALKKELPPSDGDSDGSGLACGRLGLKQEGPHVRIMKRRVHTHWDVNISFRETSCSQDSHLPTLISSLHRSRLVMPEHQSRCEFQRSGVEISLGASGDLLGKRLARSPASSGCPLEKKARSESPQETLLLPELGSGMAPEEHYRRLMSALSEAGTLEDQRLYHLGAPSHDLLRVRQEAAARSPGGLDVHLPSAGGQRRKQGLGPLRESGAPALGPAFPERELSQPPPLLSPQNAPHVALGPHLRPPFLGVPSALCQSPGFGFLPPSPADALARQQELLRKQNLARLELSAEMLRHKELESAPRPQPPAPEAAPRPPDGPDDVQRRGAMLVLRHSSAPLLALPPQGSPTPPREPARRAPLKGISSPVLARPSEPKEKAEAGPWTQEGPEEEAPKDSDGEDHEPEEPVAAGGRVPNGGASSEGKGLLSGPLLPPPLPLGLPYAVSPYLHTAGAMGGLLMDGESATSPEDVSKWTVDDVCSFVGGLSGCGEYAPVFREQGIDGQALPLLTEEHLLTTMGLKLGPALKIRAQVAKRLGRIFYMASFPVALPLQPPSLHAPERGPASGEQPLSPAVATSPYGTGHTPAGQASPKQGNGTLALLPGPADPSQPLC; from the exons ATGCCGGCGGTCAAGAAGGAGCTCCCCGGCCGCGAAGACCTGGCCCTGGCTCTGGCCACCTTCCACCCGAACCTGGCCGCGCTGCCCCTGCCGCCGCTGCCCGGCTACCTGGCACCGCTGCCCGCCGCGGCCGCACTACCCCCGGCTGCCTCGCTGCCCGCGGCCACCGCCGGCTACGAGGCGCTGCTGGCCCCGCCGTTCCGTGCTGCGCGCGCCTACCTGAGCCTGCACGAGACCGCCCCGCACCTCCACCTGCCCCGGGACCCGTTGGCCCTCGAGCGCTTCTCGGCCCCTGCAGCCGCCGCACCGGACTTCCAGCCGCTGCTGGACAACGGCGAGCCTTGCATCGAGGTGGAGTGCGGCGCCAATCGCGCGCTGCTCTACGTGCGCAAACTCTGCCAGGGCAGCAAGGGGCCGTCCATCCGCCACCGCGGCGAGTGGCTCACACCCAACGAGTTCCAGTTCGTCAGTGGCCGCGAGACCGCCAAGGACTGGAAACGCAGCATCCGCCACAAAG GGAAAAGTCTGAAGACGCTTATGTCCAAGGGGATTCTGCAGGTGCACCCTCCGATCTGTGACTGTCCGGGCTGTCGAATATCGTCCCCCGTG AACCGGGGTCGACTAGCAGATAAGAGGACAGTTGCCCTGCCTCCTGCTCGGGCCCTGAAGAAAGAACTGCCCCCCAGTGATGGTGATAGTGACGGCAGCGGCCTGGCCTGTGGGCGGCTGGGCTTGAAGCAGGAGGGTCCACATGTCCGTATCATGAAGAGAAG AGTCCACACCCATTGGGATGTGAACATCTCCTTCCGAGAGACTTCCTGCAG CCAGGACAGCCACCTTCCCACCCTCATCTCCAGCCTGCACCGCAGCCGCCTCGTTATGCCTGAGCACCAGAGTCGCTGTGAATTCCAGAGAAGTGGTGTGGAGATCAGCCTGGGAGCCTCAG GTGACCTGCTGGGCAAGAGGCTGGCCCGCTCCCCCGCCAGCAGTGGCTGCCCTTTGGAGAAGAAGGCCCGAAGCGAGTCCCCCCAAG AGACTCTGCTGCTGCCAGAACTAGGCTCTGGCATGGCCCCCGAGGAGCACTACCGCCGGCTCATGTCTGCCCTGAGTGAGGCAGGAACCTTGGAGGACCAACGGCTCTACCACCTGGGTGCCCCCAGTCACG ATCTCCTGAGGGTCCGGCAGGAGGCGGCGGCGAGGAGCCCCGGCGGCCTGGACGTGCACCTGCCCTCGGCCGGCGGCCAGCGCCGCAAGCAGGGCCTGGGCCCGCTCCGGGAGAGCGGCGCGCCCGCCCTGGGCCCCGCCTTCCCCGAAAG GGAGCTGTCGCAGCCGCCCCCGCTGCTGTCGCCGCAGAATGCCCCGCAcgtggccctgggcccccaccTCAGGCCCCCCTTCCTGGGGGTGCCCTCGGCGCTCTGCCAGAGCCCCG GCTTTGGCTTCCTGCCGCCCTCCCCGGCGGACGCGCTGGCCCGCCAGCAGGAGCTCCTGCGGAAGCAGAACCTGGCGCG GCTGGAGCTGTCCGCGGAGATGCTGCGCCACAAGGAGCTGGAGAGCGCCCCGCGCCCGCAGCCGCCGGCGCCCgaggccgccccgcgcccgcccgatGGCCCCGATGACGTGCAGCGGCGCGGGGCCATGCTGGTGCTGAGGCACAGCTCGGCGCCGCTTCTGGCCCTGCCCCCGCAaggctcccccaccccgccccgggagCCTGCCCGCAGGGCCCCTCTCAAGGGCATCTCGAGCCCAGTCTTGGCCCGGCCCAGCGAGCCCAAGGAGAAGGCTGAGGCAGGGCCCTGGACACAGGAAGGTCCTGAAGAGGAGGCCCCTAAGGACTCAGATGGGGAGGACCACGAGCCAGAGGAGCCAGTGGCTGCCGGGGGCCGGGTCCCAAACGGAGGGGCCAGCTCCGAGGGGAAGGGGCTCCTCTCAGGACCCTTGCTGCCTCCACCACTGCCCCTGGGCTTACCCTATGCGGTCAGCCCATATTTACACACAG caggTGCAATGGGGGGGCTCTTGATGGACGGAGAGTCAGCCACCAGCCCCGAGGATGTCAGCAAGTGGACAGTGGATGATGTCTGCAGTTTTGTGGGGGGCTTGTCTGGCTGCGGAGAATATGCACCG GTCTTCAGAGAACAGGGAATCgacgggcaggcgctgcccctaCTGACAGAGGAACACCTCCTGACCACCATGGGGCTCAAGCTGGGGCCTGCACTCAAGATCCGGGCCCAG GTGGCCAAGCGTCTGGGACGCATCTTTTACATGGCCAGCTTTCCCGTGGCTCTGCCGCTGCAGCCACCCTCACTCCATGCTCCTGAGCGGGGCCCAGCCTCGGGGGAACAGCCCCTGTCCCCAGCAGTGGCCACATCGCCCTATGGAACAGGGCACACACCTgctggccaagcctcacccaaacAAGGAAATGGGACCCTGGCTCTACTACCGGGGCCTGCTGACCCCTCCCAGCCTCTGTGCTGA